From Gemmatimonadaceae bacterium, the proteins below share one genomic window:
- a CDS encoding pyridoxamine 5'-phosphate oxidase family protein encodes MATAAPSFRDLDAKECVALLDRHVVGRLALSHKDRVEIIPIHYIHDDGWLYCRTAVGTKLEVASHNRWVAFEVDEIDGLFDWRSVVVKGGLYLLRKDGSEHEQEIYDKGVALVRRIVPEALTPKDPLPERAILFRIHVDEMSGRSASSGR; translated from the coding sequence ATGGCGACCGCAGCCCCAAGCTTCCGCGACCTCGACGCGAAGGAGTGCGTGGCGCTCCTCGACCGGCACGTGGTGGGTCGCCTCGCGCTGTCGCACAAGGATCGCGTGGAGATCATCCCGATCCACTACATCCACGACGACGGCTGGCTGTACTGCCGCACGGCGGTGGGCACGAAGCTCGAGGTGGCCAGCCACAACCGCTGGGTGGCCTTCGAGGTGGATGAGATCGACGGCCTCTTCGACTGGCGCTCGGTGGTCGTGAAGGGCGGCCTCTATCTCCTGCGCAAGGACGGCAGCGAGCACGAACAGGAGATCTACGACAAGGGCGTGGCCTTGGTGCGCCGGATCGTGCCCGAGGCGCTCACGCCGAAGGACCCGTTGCCGGAGCGGGCGATTCTCTTCCGCATCCATGTGGATGAGATGTCGGGGCGGTCGGCGAGTTCGGGGCGGTAA
- the purK gene encoding 5-(carboxyamino)imidazole ribonucleotide synthase: protein MTAMAARTLGYDVKVLDPEARCPARGVSSVTITAPWSDAKAAAELAEGCAAVTLEIEQIPRPSLEAVARTAPLHPGVEAVYTVQERARQKQWLERHNFPLGAFAVVTDADATSAAVAKLGPSIVKSAMGGYDGRGQLRVKTADEGRAAFEQLKAPVCVVEAFLDIAVEISVLVARRADGTHVAYPPSRNLHTDGVLTWAVTPSGVNDDLAERARLLASDIATALGIVGLLAVEMFVLQDGTLLVNELAPRPHNTYHHSERAHPTSQFEQLVRAICHLPLGSVEIVRPAAIHNLLGDLWSGGDPDFTRALAVPGVRVHLYGKHEARPGRKMGHLSADGDTPEQALERVLKAYAAIQ, encoded by the coding sequence ATGACGGCGATGGCGGCCCGCACACTCGGTTACGACGTGAAGGTGTTGGATCCTGAGGCACGTTGCCCGGCGCGCGGCGTGAGCTCGGTGACGATCACCGCGCCGTGGAGCGATGCCAAGGCCGCGGCCGAGTTGGCCGAGGGCTGCGCGGCCGTGACGCTGGAGATCGAACAGATCCCGCGGCCCTCGTTGGAGGCCGTGGCTCGCACCGCACCGCTGCATCCCGGCGTGGAGGCCGTGTACACGGTGCAGGAGCGCGCGCGGCAAAAGCAGTGGCTGGAGCGGCACAACTTTCCCCTCGGCGCCTTCGCTGTCGTCACCGATGCCGATGCCACGTCAGCAGCCGTCGCCAAGCTCGGCCCAAGCATCGTGAAGTCGGCGATGGGCGGCTACGACGGGCGCGGGCAGCTGCGCGTGAAGACCGCCGACGAAGGCCGGGCTGCGTTCGAGCAGCTCAAGGCGCCGGTATGCGTGGTCGAGGCCTTCCTCGACATCGCCGTGGAGATCTCGGTGTTGGTCGCGCGTCGCGCGGACGGCACGCACGTCGCGTATCCGCCATCGCGCAACCTGCACACGGATGGCGTGCTGACCTGGGCGGTGACGCCGTCGGGCGTGAACGACGACCTCGCCGAGCGAGCGCGGCTGCTGGCCAGCGACATCGCGACGGCGCTGGGCATTGTTGGCTTGCTGGCGGTGGAGATGTTCGTGCTGCAGGACGGCACCCTGCTCGTGAACGAGCTCGCTCCGCGCCCGCACAACACGTATCACCACTCGGAGCGCGCGCATCCCACGAGCCAGTTCGAGCAGCTGGTGCGTGCCATCTGCCACCTGCCCTTGGGCAGCGTGGAGATCGTGCGTCCGGCGGCGATCCACAACCTGCTCGGCGACCTCTGGTCCGGTGGCGACCCGGACTTCACGCGCGCGCTGGCGGTTCCCGGCGTCCGCGTGCATCTCTACGGCAAGCACGAGGCGCGCCCGGGCCGCAAGATGGGACACCTCTCCGCCGATGGCGACACCCCGGAGCAGGCGCTGGAGCGCGTGCTGAAGGCCTACGCCGCGATACAGTGA